A segment of the Excalfactoria chinensis isolate bCotChi1 chromosome Z, bCotChi1.hap2, whole genome shotgun sequence genome:
ttttttcttttttcttttctgtaaggGCGTTGTTTGTTCCATGTTTTGTAGCCGGGAGGGGTGAGGGGAGGATGTTCCCCGCGCCCAGCGGCGCCCCGGCGGGCCGAGCCCGGCCCTGTTGCGGTGCGCTCCGTTGGAGGAAGGAGCAGGATCGAGCCCTCGCTGGGTGGGCAGCATAATCAATTGGTATCGAGTCGCTGGTGGAGTCACACTGGTTATTCACAAGAGGCTCATCCCAACCCAAACTCTCCAGCTAAAATAGGGGGAGTTGCTTGGACTCATGTTCTTGGCTTGACTCCACGAATAACAGGGAtaccagtggaaaaaaaaaaaaaaaaaaaaaaaaaaaaaacactgtccGGTTTGAGGACAGCGTGCTTTCCTCTGAAACGCTCGCAGGGGAGACAGCACCTCCTCCTTTTCCAGTGTGATCGATTCTGAAGAGCTCCACAGGGAGCTCTATCGGGGTGCCCTCCTGTTTCGTGTACTttgctcacttttttttttttttttttttttcttttttctttgttgtcgGAGCTCCGCTGAGTTATTTTAGCGAAGGGAAGACGTTTGTTAATAGAAGCAGCGAAATGTGGAGATTTCGAAAGAGTTCGCTCACAGGGAATGTTCCCAGTCGGTGCGGATTGCAAAACGTGCCGGGGCTGGGGTGCGTGCGGCATTAACACAATGCTGCCGGGCGGCCGCGTCggagagggaagggggaggagggaggaactGCAAGCGcgattttctttttattcccttttaaaTGCACATCCTTTTCAAGCCTCTGTCACGTGCCGGCAGTGCTCCTTCTGCTCTACATATGGAGTAAAGACCTCGGAAACTGCTTCGTGCTGTTTTGATCcggtctttttctttctgatttatttattgttatctCACTCAAGCGGGCCGGGCCGGATGCGGGTTGTGGAACGGGACAAATAATGCAAGCAGTCCGGTAAAAGTCAGTGCGAAGCGCGCGCGGTGCCCGTGCCGCTGGTCCCGGCACTGACCCGGCCCGTTGCGCCCCTGTCCCCCGCAGCTGGGAACTGCTGGCTCCGGCAGGCGCGGAACGGCCGCTGCCAGGTCCTCTACAAGACCGACCTCAGCAAAGAGGAGTGCTGCAAGAGCGGCCGCCTGACGACCTCGTGGACAGAGGAGGACGTCAACGACAACACGCTCTTTAAGTGGATGATTTTTAATGGGGGAGCCCCTAACTGCATACCGTGCAAAGGTGAGGGGGCCGGGAGCCACGGGTGGCTTGGGGTTGGGTGTGGGAGATGAGGGCCTGGAGACGGCAGTGCTGTGCTCGTGCTGCCCACCGCCGAGGGCTGAGGGCCATCCCAAAGCAGTGCCAGTGGTAGGTGGACTGCTTCTTCTCATCCACGCAGGTCAGTaggagatggggagggggctCTTTGCACGTGGCTCTCCTGGTTCCAGGATTTCCTTCCAGGTCTGTTTCCTGCATGGTAGCAGTGTGAGGGGTGCTGTCATTTTATGCCCGGGGGTCAccatgtctttttttctttgggcGCTTTTGACATCAAGTCTCTTCTGCACATTTGGTAATAAAGTTATGCCTCTTTCCTTCCATCAGAAACATGTGAGAATGTGGACTGTGGACCCgggaagaaatgtaaaatgaacAAGAAGAACAAACCTCGGTGTGTTTGTGCTCCGGATTGCTCTAATATCACTTGGAAGGGCCCCGTGTGTGGCTTAGATGGGAAAACCTACAGGAACGAGTGTGCCCTTCTCAAAGCCAGATGTAAAGAACAGCCCGAACTTGAAGTCCAATATCAGGGCAAGTGCAAAAGTAGGTTTGCAAATCTCTTCCAATGTCCATCAAACAGCAtagggtgtgtgtgtgagtgtacGTAGGAGGAGCTGCATACTTCTCCACAGTAACCAGAGTGATGTTCCAAAAAATGCTCATAGACTAGGATATAGCGGGATTGATTGAGAGTTCCTCACAGTTTAGCAGCAGTTGTGTCCCTCATGCTACCCTGAGATGGAAGGGTCTCCAGCAGCCCTTAAACGAGGACCACTGCTGAAAGCTTTTGTCTGATTGCTTGTATCATTCTGTCACTAATTCACTCCTCACTGGGGTGCCCACGTATTCTATTAaccattttttgtttccatctttATTTCAGAGACCTGTAGGGATGTTTTATGCCCAGGCAGCTCCACATGTGTGGTGGATCAAACTAATAACGCCTACTGTGTGACATGTAATCGAATTTGCCCTGAGCCTACCTCCCCTGAACAGTATCTCTGTGGGAATGATGGCATAACTTATGCCAGTGCCTGCCACCTGAGAAAAGCGACCTGCCTGCTGGGCAGATCCATTGGATTAGCCTACGAGGGAAAATGCATCAGTAGGTATCTTGGATAAGTGCAGGGGGGAGCTTGCAAACTCATCTGTTGTATCATGTTATGTGGAAgggggtgggtggatggatggatgaatgggtggatgggtggatggattGTTGGAAGGAGGAGGGTAGCAGGAAGTGAGGGAAGGACGGAGTAAGCTTGTGCTTTGGAGAAGGTAAGACTCCCAGCAGCcttggtttgttttcccctccAGAAGAAACCAGAATCAGAGTGAGCTTTgctccaggaaaaacaaaacaaacaaaaaaactgcaaaagggGCACAGAGGGGTTGATCCAGCTTCTCTTGCCATCACTGTGGGTGCTGACATTTGTGTCCAAGAGAGAAGTACCCACCATTAGGCAGATAATTACATGGTTACGGCATAGCAAGGTCTTGATATTCAGTGGATCAGAATTCCTGGAAACAATTGTCTTCCAGTGGTCTTGGCAAAGCTTGCATTAATTTAATTGGAAACATCTgattactttttcctctttaaaaatattgCAGAGTTTGGGGACAACTAGTGGGTGAAGACAGGAAAATAACCTCTGTGCATCCTGACATTTTGCACTCTGATTTTGAGAAAGAGGAGATAGTGAAGTATGTTGCAAGGAAGCAACTTCAGGGCAACCTCTGCCCTTCCAAATTGctggtgagatgctggagaaTCTCAGGCTGCTTTTGGTTGGCACAGCTTGAGGTGAATTCCCTTCACAATCCTGTAGACAGCAGCTTTATGTGggttagtttaaaaataattgatttaGAAATGCTGAATGCGTTGACAAATTCTCCACTTACTTATCACTAATTTGGTGAGCTGAATTTCCACTGACAGCAAATGGAGCAGGAAGGTCATGTGCAATAGGCAAATGTAATTCCATACTGCTAGGGCCAAGCTccactggcacagctgtcctTCCTCCCTGCTGTACAGATAGGCAGTGGTGTCCAAGGGTCTACTTGATTAAGGCCAGCAAGAATCATCCCAGCTACTGCATTTTAGCTTTGACTGTTCATAGTTCATTGGGGAAAAAGGAGTTTGGGGCTGTTAGGGGTTGCttatctttgtttcctttgtctGTTCACTTACCTCTAGTattctgtgtgtatttttagAAGCGAAGTCCTGTGAAGATattcagtgcagtgctggaaagaaaTGCTTGTGGGATTTTAAGGTTGGCAGAGGTCGATGTGCCCTCTGTGATGAGCTCTGCCCTGAAAGCAAGTCAGACgaggcagtctgtgccagtgatAACACAACTTACCCAAGCGAGTGTGCCATGAAGGAGGCAGCCTGCTCCATGGGCGTGCTTCTAGAAGTAAAGCACTCTGGATCTTGCAACTGTAAGTGAGATTTTTATCTCTGTAGACACCTAAGGCTTCTGAAGGCAATCCCTATTTAATAAATACTCACATCGTTAAATCTAAGAAAGCTCCATTTAGAGATTCAAGATGTGGCACATGTTGCCATGTGAGTGTGAGTATGGGTGTATCATGCGCACACTTTGGTTACTGATAAAAAGCAGTAGATCTCCAACAACCAGTGTGCTTTCAAGTTGGGGTGTTGGGTCTTACTGAGGACAAGTCATTTTATCAGAAAGGGGTTGCCCTAGGAGCATAATTCTAGagattttttcctaatttgTCTGCTCTCATGTGCTTTGCTGATTGCTGTATTAACACTCTGTAAACTCTTAACTGTCCAAAAGAATGAGCCTGGTGGTAGCACATGGGCGCCTGGTTTAGCACAGTTACCTCTACTAACTCTGAATGAAGGACACAAAGTAGTTAAACCTAGAACACAAGAGCgctttttatttgatttcagGAATCTGCCAATAAAACCTGAGCCATTGATTCTTCAGAACTTTCTGCAGTTATGACTTCATAGATTATGTATAAAAACCCTTATTGCATAACAGCAGATGCCAAAGAGCATCGCACTACAAGTCGCATAAAATGCAACGCTGTATTATGGCTGTTCAGAGGGCTTTGAAAACATGCACTGAGCTGCTTCTGCGCTGTTGTTGTCTTTATTTAAACAACAGCTCCCCTGTATTCCCCCATCTAGCCATTAATGAAGAcccagaggaagaagaggaagatgaagacCAGGACTACAGCTTTCCTATATCTTCCATTCTAGAGTGGTAAAACTTCCATCACTATTGGGATAGCCATTGGGCACGAAATCAATGTCCATACTGTAAATAAGTgtatgcttatttattttggggagaaaaaaaaaaaaaaagtatacatATAGTTGAGTCTCGTAGACATTTATTTATACTGTGTCATGTTTTATAATTTATACATAAAATGTCTGGTTGACTGTACACCTTGTTTTTTGAAGAAGTTTATTCGTTACGGGAAGAGCAGTGTTATTTATTGTGAGGTCTCTTGCTTGTAAagtaaagcttttcttttttcttgtaaactATGAAAGTCCATTCCTTAAAACTTACCTAAAAAGATGgtttcatctttttgttttattggggttatcttttttccactttaaaaaaCTTGCATGTTTCTGTTATGTTTATTTATTGGATTTTCTTCTTGCCTGTTCTGTACATAAAAGATCCCTCGGGTTTTTGTTTACAAGGAATCTTGACTGACCAAAAGGCGTTGTAACTGACTTAAATATACTTCCAGGGTGCAGTGAGGCGATCTTTAAGGAAACTTCTCCCACTTcacttttctctgcttctgatCACATTATTTCCTGATGTGATCTCAATGTGCTCAGCATATATACTGTACTATAAGAATTCCGGACCCTAAGAAATCGGGCTATGAAGGTTGTTAATAGCTACAGGGCTAACTGTAATAAGaataaaggttttattttatttttattcttttctattgTAACATGCATAAGTGTTTATCAGGTGTTTCCTTTAAGATGGTCTTACAGTACCACCTTCAAAGTTATGTTTTCCCAACCAGTGTGTCACTAGAAGTTATATCAAAGCTTTATCAGTTCAAGTTTCTTGCTTTtcataatactttttttttctgatgcaattttatattttcaaacatGGCGAGTTAaatataaattcatttaaatatatagtTTTGTACTTTTCTACCATGTAAATGTGCAATGTATATAAAAGTTATAATGtgtatttgtaaataaatgatgagtgaaaaaataaaaaatggaattttCCCTAGATGCAGTCTTCAGCTTTGTCTTCTAAAGGGCTCTGGTGCAAAGAGGATCTACTAATAGTCAGGGGAATGGAAGCTGCTGCCTAATGTAGCGCTAAAACACATTGGCTAAGGCAATCTGATCAGGCTTTCCATTTACTTAGATTCATGAAACCCCATTTTTTCAGACAGAAGCAACATCTCCTGTCTGTTGGTACTGCTTTACTTTTTAATCCAAGTACTCTGATGGATAGGAAGAGATTTGGCATTTTTGTCTCCCTCCCCATCCTGAGAATAAAATATCTGCTACTTTTTGGACGTCTTTAACTTGTGCATTTCCAGGAGGTTTTGAACACACATTTGAAATTTTGGTAAGACTCATGTCGATGTTAGGGGGCTTGAAGTTGTATGATCATTTTAGATGACTAATAGAAACGGCAAATGATGGCCTAGTTGCCCAAAATCAAGATGTGTAACAACTACCACAACAGACCCAAAAATAAAGGGTACATGAAAGAGCACATTATCACTTGGAAATTCGTCACTCTTGAGAGGGAGGTTAAATCAGAAATTCTGTTTAGTGAACCAGTGTACAGATTGGAGATAAAAGTGGATATGGCTGCAGTGAACACAGTGGAAAGGTAACAGCCATAACCACAGCAGGGATCAAAATCTTTTTCTATCTCTTATCAAGCTGCATGGTACTTAAGAAGGCATTTAAGCACCTTAGTAAGTAGTGTTTAAGCACTTTGCTGAGTTGAGGTTTGAGAGCAGAAATTAACTTACTTGTTTGAATCATGTTCCTGCTAGAGtcttctgtgtatttttcactACACAGTAAACTGTAATTTGTTATGGATTGTTTAGCATTACCCAAAGCATAtataatttattcatttgtgAAGACTACAGGCATGCATTCATAAtgttatatttaaaatgatagcaaaaaaattaaataaataaataaataaataattgccCTTCCTCTTCCTGTTGCTTCATTTAGACAAGTCTCTTTGGAAGGAAGAGCATGATGAGAGGAGCAAAGTGAGCAGGATTTTAGTCTCCTGAGGGCAATGGAGCCCAGAATAAAAGAGAACGGGGGCTGGGAGAACTGAGGGATAGAAACAGACCCTATCTGAAAATCTCCTGGGGAGCTAATGTACTCATGACaatgaaacagatgaaatgCTTAATAGATGTGGGGAGTATCAGAGGAGGTTTTTCTCAAATTCAAGCTACTTCATTTCCAAAAAAATGGCAACATTAAAACACTGCTTATAATTGTAAATAAATTTACATGTCTCAaagactgcagcagagcaggattTCTGGGTTGTAACTTTATGCCTTGGTTCACAAAATAACTGGGAGAAAGTAACTGATGAGCAGAATtaaaaaatgcatcaaaaaTGTTATGAAGCTATATTTGCACACATTTATGTATAtcaaacagacacagaaaatcTGCATAAGGATTATGCTGATAAAATTATCTaagagtgctgctgcagcattttacattgctgctgctgtttttacaCAGCTGAAATCTCAGCACCTACTGGCAGCAAGGCTGCCTGCGCTATACTGGTACGGTCCCTCTTGAGAGGCTTCACCGGACTAGCATCTTTGAAGTGAACCTAACAGGCACCAATCTCAGCACAACAGCCCAGAGACTTCTCCCAAAAACATATCTAGGGGTTGTGGCAGCACAACTGACAGTGCTTTGTGTAACATCATTCTTGGAGATAAGGTGCTTGCTGATGAAGTGGGAGATGCGGGTTCATCGCCAGTCTTCTAGAGGAGAGTGTTCCCACATCCACCATCAGCTCAGGGAGAAGCTCAGAGAACTGTCTGTCATGCCTCCTGAAGCCATACTTCTCCATCCGAGAGGAAGCAAGATTCATTGAGAGAGGATAATTTGCAACCCTAATGGGTGCTCCTTTTGAAGAGGATGTCTTGTGTTCTGGCCCCAGGGGTTGCCTacacattttgcatttgtaattGACTAACCTACATAAATAATGCTTGAAGCAGAGGCCAGAATCCAGGTTGcctccccttttccttcccctagTATGTAAGTGCCTCCATCCTTGAGCTATGAAATCATGCTCAACCCTCCGCTTAAATCAAGATTACAAATCTCACATCTCTTTCTACACTGAGTCATAGCTACAACAGGAGAGGCTGTActtttgtcttccttctcttccagactTGTATGTAGGGAACTTCCTGGGTGTGGAAATCTGATCTTAATTCCCTCAGTCCTAGTAAGGTGCttgaatctgttttctttttccagttccttccccccccttttttttaatgggtGCATGAATGCAATTTCTTGCTCTGAATCCATCTTACATAAGCTTCCAAATCcacaagagaaataaatgctcAGAAATAtctttctcttcagtgttttctatcAACTGGCATATGTATTCTCCCTGCTATAAATCACATTTCTGAAAACCCTCATTCAGCGTGGCATGTACTTGGATACTGAATACCAGGCCTGTGAACTCCATTCATAAATGCAGGCACTTAAGCTGCAGGCCCAGTAACATGAAGTGAAGCTTGcatgtttgaaaacagaaaccCATACTCTAGTTCTTAAATAAAATCAGCTCAATTCCAAGAGACTCAGCCTGAGGCTTTTGAAGGATAAGAATATTGTTGCTAAAGCCTTGGGTCCCGGATGTATTTGTCTATGCAATACATACAAGTGGGCACTGACAATTTTGATAACACTCAAATCATTCCTGATAGATAAGTCCACGTGATAGACTTAAGAACAATATAATGAAACTCTTTTGCAccttttacttcattttttgctttctgccttcCAATGTTCCTCACCAAAACTACATTCCAAGCCCCACAGCAAATTTCAAacagctgcctttttttttttcttttctttctttttttcttttttctttttttatgacataaaaatgtttccttctttccctccaaATGGGAATCAGGTGAAATTAAATTTCAGTACACTGTACTGTTCTCTAGGCAGTGACATTTTACTCTACAATGAATCACCAGCACAGAAACATCTGTACATTATCCCTTTGAAGAATGAGGATTCCATGCTTTCTGGTGAAGCAAAGCATTTGCACATAGACCAAGAGGTTCACAAAGTATCAGATTTTAAATTCATAAGTCCCTAAAGATAAGgcaattacatttttttgtttgatatTACTACAATTCCAAGGCATGTCAGACTCATTATGGCAGCATGAGTCTCAGAGGTATACGAAAAATTGTTAACTCAGAATTTGACACTTCatacttgtttgcttttctgatagacttaaataaataatagccATTAATGGATAGATTTTGCTGATGTTCATTTAGGATTATCTGTACAATTCAGATTCATTACAACTACATAATGTAGCCAATAAAATTATCCATAGAGTGGAGAAATACACTGAGAAAGCAAAGTGAGAACCATCATTTTCAGAGACTGATTTGGAGTTAAAACTTCACGTATGGTTCATTTTCTGCTCATTTATTGATACTTCTGATCTCttacattttaaattcatttgttcAACTTTGCCATGGGATTGGAGAGCACTGATATATCAGAAAACTGAGAAGGGGCTTCACAGTTTGCCAACAATTCATCAGGTTTTCTAGATGCAGTTACTGGATAATGAGTTTATCAAGCTGGTTCAGTGTAGATCTGAGTGTATAAAGGCCCCCGAATTTCCACAAGTGCCATCAGTAATAGCATGAGAGCCCCCCAGTTCTTCCAGAGAGGTTGATGGATACTCAGAACTCCCCAGAATTGAAATCATGGCATTTACATTCAAGAGCTAAATTCTACTTGCCTGGATCTAaagattgctttgtttttaaattaatcttAGAATTTCTTTTTACAGTATGCTAGTGGTTCACATcaaatgcagctttctttttatttatttatttatttatttatttatttaatcaatATTATCCTCTGCAGCatgatttaatgaaaaaaataccactTTGCAGAAGTTTCAATGTATTTCCCAAATCATTTAGCAGTTTGGAATGGTGTCATTCCAGTAACATGTTATTTACTCTTACTTTAAGTTTCAAGCACttcttattttaagaaacaTCTGACTTACGAGGACGATACTGATCTGTGCCCACAGTTAGAAATTTATATGTGATACTGGTATGTTCTCCTATTTGATTTTTGAATTAGAGGCATTGCTATGAAATCATAGGGCAACTCATATAAATAGAGCACATAGTTATACAAGTCCttaaaaaacatagaaaaaagtAACACGTGACAAGAGAAACCTGCAGAGGTCCACAGGACTGTTTGGGGTCAGCAGCACTTACCATACAGAGTCTGAATGGAGCTGCTTCTTCCCAGAGAGGGGAAGATCTGGGAGCAGCATTCTGTCTACAAGAAGGTCATTGAGATGGTAGAGCCAAGATGGAGCAGTGCATGGTGGCAGGACAAGAGACAGCAGGCATGAGATGAAGTAAGAGAAACTCATTCTAGCTGTAAGGGAATCCTTTTTCCCTATGAGGAAAATTCAGTAGATGACATCCtgacatcccttccaacctgaattaTCCTATGATCCTGTGAAGAGTTAAGtccattccatttatttttaagaattacATGCTCCAAAGTCAGGATGGAATgtccagtttaaaaaaaataataataataaaaaaatcacaattcCTTGAGGAAATATTTATGGAACCATATCACCACAGCTGTTGGAAGCAATTGTCAGGAGGAACATAGGCTATTCCTTCTTTAATATGTCTTTCCTTTACAAGATCCTTAAATGATCCTATAATTCCTCATAAATGCTATTTTCCCATTGATTTTAGTGAAACTTTTTGCTGTGCAGTGAGGGCTGTACCTATTCAGTAGAATATTCATTTTATGTGGAATAGAATGCAAAGACAAACGTTTATGCctgtatttttaagtgaaagCAAGTAAATAAGATGAAAGAGTGAAACAGTTAAAATGCAACTTTAAATTATTGCATTGTTCAGAtctgcaacattttttttaggATCAACAACAATTTTCAAGAAGACACAATAACAAGTACAAGCTAGATTGGTCAAgacagcaaggaaagcaaaaaaaaccccaaggCAAGACACTTGCAAAAATAATGGATAATGCCCACTGGAGCAACTAAAAAGAGCCCTGCAGGGATGTTTCCCATAATCTTTTCCCACATACAGATGGTTTAGTTAGAGCaattcaaatcttttttttttttttttttcaaatagtGACTCCACCAAAACTGCAAAAAGCTTAAACTGCTTGGCATAAAAGATATACAAATATTGAGTATTTCCACATTTGGACTCAAACTtcagagaaattaattttcattcattttatgggaaaggaaaaatgacttTGTCTGTCTCTAAAAAGATACAGACATGGAGCTCCAAATGTAAGTAGCCCGCAAACTTGAGAGTTGTACTTCCCAACCCAGCATGCCTGGAAGCTGCGACAATTCATTTATTAATCTCCACAGCATTCTCCACTTACAGGCTCTGATGGAACGTTAGTCTTAAATTGAAAGGCACTTGCCACTGTCAGCAACCTAGCAAGCAGCACCACATACACTGACGGGGTGAAGTCTAGCTAGGGCCCACAGCAAAACTCGATCAAAAACCTCATTTCCTATCTGGTGGAAAGTACTGACCATGATCTGAAGGGTTGAATTGCAGCCACTTTGTGGTAAAGCAGCACAACATCTAGGTTTGAGGTCATGCAGTGTCTTCATTTGGATGCATTTCACAAATATGCCACAAATTAGTATGTACCTGA
Coding sequences within it:
- the FST gene encoding follistatin isoform X2, encoding MLSQRIHPGMLVLLMFLYHFMEDHTALAGNCWLRQARNGRCQVLYKTDLSKEECCKSGRLTTSWTEEDVNDNTLFKWMIFNGGAPNCIPCKETCENVDCGPGKKCKMNKKNKPRCVCAPDCSNITWKGPVCGLDGKTYRNECALLKARCKEQPELEVQYQGKCKKTCRDVLCPGSSTCVVDQTNNAYCVTCNRICPEPTSPEQYLCGNDGITYASACHLRKATCLLGRSIGLAYEGKCIKAKSCEDIQCSAGKKCLWDFKVGRGRCALCDELCPESKSDEAVCASDNTTYPSECAMKEAACSMGVLLEVKHSGSCN
- the FST gene encoding follistatin isoform X1; translated protein: MLSQRIHPGMLVLLMFLYHFMEDHTALAGNCWLRQARNGRCQVLYKTDLSKEECCKSGRLTTSWTEEDVNDNTLFKWMIFNGGAPNCIPCKETCENVDCGPGKKCKMNKKNKPRCVCAPDCSNITWKGPVCGLDGKTYRNECALLKARCKEQPELEVQYQGKCKKTCRDVLCPGSSTCVVDQTNNAYCVTCNRICPEPTSPEQYLCGNDGITYASACHLRKATCLLGRSIGLAYEGKCIKAKSCEDIQCSAGKKCLWDFKVGRGRCALCDELCPESKSDEAVCASDNTTYPSECAMKEAACSMGVLLEVKHSGSCNSINEDPEEEEEDEDQDYSFPISSILEW